One genomic region from Gossypium hirsutum isolate 1008001.06 chromosome D13, Gossypium_hirsutum_v2.1, whole genome shotgun sequence encodes:
- the LOC107897035 gene encoding UPF0481 protein At3g47200: MAMDLQSPNDDIVQQRTMASMEEKLLKSRQRRSHPEPHTICPFPGSLIKVHDEIRWPQLTSFGPCRHRTHRFLPFEKRKWDLLDEFLTRTKRNWQFYYERLMNSTDQIKRCYSEEVDKPADDHELVEMMLLDGSFMVELFLQYEEGKDFTPPPPWSVQTLIADLLKLENQLPFFVLENLFELSTVGPPIRSLSYLALRFLSQAFRKSPEMVKAQVRKPKHLLDLFRRSLLPATNLDEDSQLSKHDHPMHPIQSVKHLRTAGISVRQRTAKSLLEIDFKKFQIPPLALKIPPLAIDDFTNAILVNCVAVEQCFTDESKHFTAYVCFMSCLMKQPEDVGYLRSADIINGFSRDEESFINMLNGIGTKVGSTLRECYLCKQFREIHCYYNSYWASISRSFFQYNHIMLYCSLLQIIVSIVGWRVSGN, translated from the coding sequence ATGGCGATGGATCTGCAAAGCCCTAATGATGATATTGTACAGCAACGCACTATGGCTTCAATGGAGGAGAAATTGCTGAAGTCCAGGCAGCGAAGGTCTCATCCCGAACCTCACACCATCTGTCCTTTTCCCGGTTCCCTTATCAAAGTCCATGACGAGATCCGATGGCCACAGTTAACATCCTTCGGCCCTTGTCGCCATCGCACGCACCGTTTTCTTCCCTTTGAAAAACGCAAGTGGGATCTTCTTGACGAGTTTCTTACTCGGACAAAAAGAAATTGGCAGTTCTACTATGAGAGATTGATGAATTCAACAGATCAAATAAAAAGATGCTACTCTGAGGAGGTTGATAAGCCTGCTGATGATCATGAGCTTGTTGAAATGATGTTGCTCGACGGTTCTTTCATGGTGGAGCTCTTCCTTCAATATGAAGAGGGTAAGGATTTCACGCCGCCACCCCCATGGTCCGTCCAAACTTTGATTGCAGATCTGCTGAAACTGGAGAATCAGTTACCCTTTTTCGTTCTTGAGAACTTGTTCGAATTGTCCACGGTTGGCCCCCCGATCCGCTCTTTGTCTTATCTTGCCTTACGATTTCTGAGTCAAGCTTTCCGCAAATCTCCAGAAATGGTGAAAGCCCAGGTTCGAAAGCCCAAGCATTTACTAGACTTATTCCGCCGGAGTCTCCTTCCGGCAACTAACTTAGATGAAGATTCACAACTAAGCAAGCACGATCATCCGATGCACCCGATTCAAAGCGTAAAACATCTACGGACTGCAGGAATATCAGTAAGACAAAGGACAGCGAAAAGCCTCCTGGAGAtagatttcaaaaaatttcaaatcccGCCTTTAGCTCTTAAAATCCCGCCCCTCGCCATTGATGATTTCACCAACGCTATCCTGGTGAACTGTGTTGCTGTGGAGCAATGCTTCACGGATGAATCCAAACATTTCACTGCTTATGTATGCTTCATGAGTTGCCTGATGAAGCAACCCGAAGATGTCGGATACCTTCGTTCAGCTGACATTATCAATGGCTTTTCGCGAGATGAGGAGAGTTTCATAAACATGCTGAATGGGATTGGTACAAAAGTTGGTTCCACTTTGCGAGAATGCTATCTGTGTAAGCAATTCCGAGAAATTCACTGCTATTACAACAGTTATTGGGCATCCATTAGCCGCTCTTTCTTCCAATACAATCATATCATGCTGTACTGTTCTTTGCTACAGATTATCGTCAGTATTGTTGGCTGGCGTGTCTCTGGAAATTAA
- the LOC107897036 gene encoding glyceraldehyde-3-phosphate dehydrogenase GAPCP1, chloroplastic, which translates to MAFSFLIRSTAAASFHIEASDLSLSPSDRLKVSSIGFSGNLNSIFGAALSTTSVSLQKCNLRSIQPIKATAAKIPPAAPKSRKSGKTKIGINGFGRIGRLVLRVANSRDDIEVVAVNDPFIDAKYMAYMFKYDSTHGGFKGKIRVVDESTLEINGKQIHVVNKRDPAEIPWGKFGAEFVVESSGIFTTVSKASAHMKGGAKKVVISAPSTDAPMFVVGVNEKSYKPSMNVVSNASCTTNCLAPLAKVVHEEFGIIEGLMTTVHATTATQKTVDGPSMKDWRGGRGAGQNIIPSSTGAAKAVGKVLPELNGKLTGMAFRVPTPNVSVVDLTCRLQKSASYETVKAAIKRASQGPLKGILGYTDEDVVSSDFVGDPRSSIFDAKAGIGLGNSFMKLVSWYDNEWGYSNRVVNLIQHMELVGSTPK; encoded by the exons ATGGCTTTCTCTTTTCTCATCAGATCCACTGCCGCAGCCTCCTTTCATATCGAAGCCTCCGACCTCTCTCTCTCACCCTCCGATCGCCTCAAG GTTTCAAGCATTGGTTTTAGTGGGAATCTCAACTCCATTTTTGGTGCTGCATTATCGACTACGTCTGTTTCCTTACA GAAATGCAATTTAAGGAGTATCCAGCCCATCAAAGCCACTGCTGCCAAAATTCCTCCCGCGGCTCCAA AGTCACGGAAAAGCGGGAAGACAAAGATTGGAATCAATG GTTTTGGTCGTATTGGAAGGTTGGTTTTAAGAGTAGCGAACTCAAGGGATGATATTGAAGTGGTAGCAGTCAATGATCCTTTTATTGATGCTAAGTACATG GCTTATATGTTTAAATACGATTCAACTCATGGAGGCTTTAAGGGAAAGATCAGAGTTGTGGATGAGTCCACCTTGGAGATTAATGGCAAGCAAATACATGTTGTAAACAAAAG GGACCCTGCAGAGATCCCTTGGGGCAAATTTGGGGCTGAGTTTGTTGTTGAGTCATCTGGTATTTTCACTACAGTTTCTAAGGCCTCTGCTCATATGAAG GGTGGTGCCAAGAAAGTTGTAATTTCTGCCCCTTCTACAGATGCCCCTATGTTTGTGGTAGGAGTAAACGAGAAGTCCTACAAGCCAAGCATGAACGTAGTTTCTAATGCTAGTTGCACTACCAATTGTCTTGCTCCACTTGCCAAG GTGGTTCACGAGGAATTCGGTATTATTGAGGGTTTAATGACAACAGTCCATGCAACTACAG CAACGCAAAAGACTGTTGATGGCCCTTCAATGAAAGATTGGCGTGGCGGTCGAGGAGCTGGGCAAAATATCATCCCCAGTTCAACTGGTGCTGCAAAG GCTGTTGGAAAAGTTCTTCCGGAACTCAATGGGAAGCTTACAGGAATGGCATTCCGTGTCCCTACACCCAACGTTTCTGTTGTGGATTTAACCTGCCGACTTCAAAAGAGTGCCTCATATGAAACTGTCAAAGCTGCCATAAA GCGTGCTTCACAGGGGCCACTTAAAGGCATTCTTGGATACACAGATGAGGATGTTGTCTCTAGTGATTTTGTTGGTGATCCAAG GTCAAGCATATTCGACGCCAAAGCCGGGATAGGGTTGGGCAATTCATTCATGAAGCTTGTTTCATGGTACGATAATGAGTGGGGTTACAG CAATCGAGTAGTCAACCTAATACAGCACATGGAACTGGTAGGATCAACACCCAAGTAA